From the genome of Bacteroidales bacterium:
TATTGTTTTTCGTTTTCAATCATCAATATTTTCAAACAACTTTAGTTGAATTTTTAAAAATTTTATTTTACGGTCTTCTTTTCGACCTTTCAGCAATTATTGCATTCTATTCCATTTTTATATTCTTTAGCATTATTCCATTTCATTTAAAGCACTCCAAAGAATATCAAAAATTTTTACAATTCCTTTTCACTATTTCTACAGCAATTGTTTTAGCCGGAAATTTATTGGACTGCGAATATTTTAAATTCACACAATCGCGCACAATAGCCGATATTTTTAATGTTCTGGGATTGGGTTCCGATTTTACTTCACTCCTGCCCCAATATGTAAAAGATTTCTGGTACCTGTTCCTGGTATGGATTTTATTAATCATCTTAACATGGATTTTCTTTAGCAAAACAAAAATTATTGCAGATGAAATTTCAATAAAGAAAAAAATATTTTCCTTCTATCTAAAGGAAACTTTAATTTTTATTTTAATTTCAGGTATTAGTATTGTTGGATTCCGTGGGGGATTCCAGCTCCGCCCAATCAGTATCATGACCGCAGGGCAATATACTTCGACACAAAATGTAGCACTGGTATTAAATACTCCTTTTACAATTATAAAAACTATTGGAAAAACTGGTGTTAAGAATATCAAATATTTTGATGACAAAGAACTAAAAAATATATTTTCACCAATACATAATTATAAAAAAGATACGGCACAAAAAAAATTAAATGTTGTTATCATAATTCTCGAAAGTTTTTCAAAAGAATATATTGGTGCATTAAATAAAGAACTCGATAATGGTAAATATAAAGGGTATACTCCTTTTCTTGATTCACTGATAAATCACAGTCTTGTATTTACCAATGCTTTTGCAAATGGCAAACGTTCTATCGAAGGCGTTCCTTCTGTGCTTGCAAGTATTCCTTCGTTAATGAATGATGCTTTCATCACTTCGGTTTATTCCGGAAATAAATTTAACAGTATTGCCAGTTTGCTTAAAGGAGAAGGGTATACCTCTTCATTCTTTCATGGTGGCACAAATGGGACAATGGGATTTGATGCATTTATAAATTCTGCCGGTTTTGATAAATATTATGGACGGACAGAATATAATAATGAAAAAGATTTTGATGGCAAATGGGGTATTTGCGATGAAGAATTTCTGCAATATACTGCCACAACACTTGATCATTCATCGAAACCTTTTATAGCAGGAATATTTTCTCTTTCTTCTCATCACCCTTATAATATTCCGGTACGATATAAAAATAAATTCAAAGGCGGGAAATTACCAATTTTAAAAAGTATTCAATATACCGATTATGCTTTAAATAGATTTTTTAAAACGCTATCAGAAAAGTCATGGTTCGATAATACAATATTCGTTATTACTGCCGATCACACTTCGGAATCGCAATACCCGGAATACCAGACACGCTGTGGGATGTACCGAATCCCAATTATTTTTTACCGCCACAACAGTGATTTGAAAGGAGAATGCAAAACCATAACTCAACAGGTCGATATCATGCCTTCTGTTTTAGATTATCTTAACTTTGATAAAAATTTTATTTCATATGGTGAAAGTGTTTTCGACAGTACACATAAACATTATGCAATAAGTTATGTAAATGAAACATACCAGGTAGTAATGAACGATTATGTTTTAGTGTTCGACGGGAATCATGCTTTATCTCTTTATAATCATGCAAAAGATAAACTTCTTACAAATAATATCATCAACAAAAACTCTATTATAAAAAAAGAAATTGAACAACATGTTAAAGGAATAATTCAGGTGTATAACAGCAATTTGATTGAAAATAAAATGACCATAAAAGAACTGAAATGAGTGAACAAAAAAAGAAAATAATATTCATAATAAATCCCATTTCAGGCATTGGAAGGCAGGTATTGGTTGAAAGAGCTATTAAAAAATTTCTCGATCATTCCAGATTCACTTATGAAATAATAAAGACAGAATATGCTCATCATGCAATTGAAATATCGAGAAAAGCATCCCTGGAAAAAACAGATATAGTTGTAGCTGTTGGTGGTGATGGCTCTGCAAATGATGTAGCCTGCGGATTGGTGAATTCCGAAACCATCATGGGATTGATTCCTGTCGGCTCAGGCAATGGACTGGCGCATCATCTGAAGATCCCTTATTTATTAAAAAGATCCATTGGCATAATTAACAGGCAAAAAGTTTCAAGAATAGATACGGCAACTATTAATGACAAACTTTTTATAAGTATTGCCGGCCTTGGGTTCGACGCTTTAGTTGCCGAGGAATTTGCAAAAAGCAAACGACGCGGTTTCTTTTCGTACCTGATCAATGTAGTTGTTCAGTTTTTTAAATATAAACCTTTGCAATATAAAATCAGTTTTAATAATCAAAGTATTTCATGTTCCGCTTTATTAGTGAGTTTTGCCAATTCCGACCAGTTTGGTTACAATATTACCATTGCTCCCGATGCCAGGATCAATGATGGTTATATTGATTTATGTATTATTCATCCTGTTTCAGTTTTTAGTGCAGCATTTATGGCAAATAAACTTTTCCTGAAAAACATTAACAGATCAAAGCATGTGGAAATTCATAAAGTTAAAGAAGCACAAATTGAGGTTTCTGATAAGGTTTCCTGTCATATTGATGGCGACCCTGCTGAAAGAACAAATAATGTAAATATTAAAATTGCACCCAAATCACTTAATATAATCATACCGTAAATGCAAAAGAAAAAAAATATTTCCGGAGTTGTATATTCTACAAACCCAGATTTTCAATATAATTATCAAAATAGTGATGAACCCGAAACATTACCCCCGCAACAGCAGCAACTGCGTGTTTTCATTGAAACCAAACACCGCGGCGGAAAAACAGCTACGGTCGTAAAAGGTTTTATCGGTAAAAATGCTGACCTTGAAACATTGGGCAAACAAATAAAAATGAAATGTGGTACAGGCGGAAGCGTGAAAGATAATGAAATAATTATACAAGGGAATTTCAGGGAAAAAGTAACACAATATTTATTAGCCCAAGGATATAAAGCAAAAATAGCAGGAGGTTAAATGTAAATTATTTTGTATTTTTATAAAAACTAATATCTGAACAAATAACGAATAATAAATATGACGAATCGCATTAAAATTTTCAAAACAATTGTAATTTACATTTCTGTTTCGCTTATGCCTTTTATAAGCATCGCACAGGATGGGTGGACCGAAATAAAAAAGAATGATAATGTTTCTGCAAAAAAAATATTCCTGGAACAATTAAAAACCGACAGCACTAACCTGAAGGCGTTATATGGCATGATTTATATTTCTGAACTGGTACAGGATGACATTTCGTATAGCAAGTATATCAATTGCCTTATAAATAATCATAAGCAACCTGAACATTATTTATTATTCAACAACGAATATAATAATTATAAAAACAAACTTTCATTCCGTAACGATTCGCTGAAAACTGCCACTACCCTGTTGAATGTTGAAAAAGCATATTCATTGTTTAACGAAAGAAAATTTGCCGAAAGTAAAAAAGCTTTTTCAGAAATCACCGGAAACTACAATTGGAGCGTAATTGGACCTTTTCAAAGTATTTCGGGTTATGGATACGTGAAGGAATACGAAATTGAAAAAGACAATTTCGATACAACAAAATTATACGACAGTGGTAACGGAATCGATTATAAATGGGTAAAACGAAACCTGCGCAACGATGATGGAAAAATTGTTTTCACTGATAACCTTCCTGATGATTATAGTGAAACGGTATATTTTGCAAACACATTTATTAATGTACCCGAAACAGTAAAAGCTCAGCTTCGCATTGCCCGCAACACACCAATAAAAATATGGATAGACGGTTATCTTGTTTTTCAGAATGATAAAAATTCAAAATTCAAATGGGATAATGATATTGCCGAATTAACCTTAACTAAAGGCACACACAGGATTTTGGTAAAATGTGCTTCGCTTAATTATGATACTGATAATGGCAATTTTCTTGCTTATCATGATGCATCCGGTTTCTCATATTCATATAATGATTATTTCGATAGTTATTCCTCACTTTTTGGTTCATCATTTTCTGGCGACCCACAATTTGCATTGAGAATAACCGATGCAAACGGTACATTATTAAAAAATATTAATTCTGATTTTAATGCATCATATTCAGCATCGTCGTTCGATGTGAATACATACAATTATAAACTTACTGATATATTTAAAAACGCAATAGCTAAAAATCCCGATGAGCTGGCTAATTATTTTTTCCTGTGCAAAGCATCTATCAACTCAGTGGAATCAATAGAGAATGAAGAATTTTTTGTTAAACTTTACCGGAAGAATCCCGACATGGTTTTCTTTAAATACCTGGCAGCAAAGATCTACGCATTAAATAAAAAAGATGAGAAAGCATATCTTATCCTTAATGATATTGATGAAACCAAAACCCCAGTTTTTGCACTTTCATACGAGAGCCTGAATAAAATTGATCAGGATGCCGATGAAAAAGAATATGCAAAATTGTTATTCCATCTCGATTCTGTTTATCCTTTCAACTACTCTATAATCCAGGATGTGATTTCATATTACCAGAAAAAAGGAATGAACGATGAGAAAAAGAAATATGTTAAAGAAAAATCAATCGCGTATCCTTCATACAAAGAAGACCTGAAAGAATACCTTGAAGACGAGAACTACAAACCTGATGAATACAAACCTGAAACGGATCGCGACAGAAAAAAAGAAGCAAAAGAAGCTTTAAAAAGTTTGAAGAATAATTTTTATTCATGGGATTATGAAACATTGATCACCTATTATAAAAATAAGAATAAATATGATAAAGTTATAAACCTGTATAATGAAATCATATCCATTGAGCCTTATGTTTGTTCACACAGAACAGATAAAGCAAACTTCCTTTATACAAAAGAAAAATACGACGAAGCCCTTTCTAACTTGTTTACTGCCCTGGAAATGACTCCTTATTCCGAATCGATTCTTGAAACAATTGGCGATATATATTCCGATAAAAAAGAAAAAGAAAAAGCCATTGAATATTACGAAAGAGCGCTTTCATTAGAGCATTCCAATTATACCCGTGAAGATATAGAAGAGAAAGTGGAGAAGCTTACAGAGAAAGATAATATAAAAGAATATTTTACCACGAAAAGTTTTGATGATATTCTGAGCAAAAATGGATGGGAAGAAAAATACAAAGATGAAAAGTCGGTAGTACTTATGTACACTAAAGATGTATGCCTTGACAAAAAAAGGACCACTCATATTTACCAGAAATTAATGATCAAAATTCTTAGTGAAGATGGTGCTAGAAAATGGACAGAAAATAATTTCAGTTTTTTAGGGCAGCTGAACTATGTGAAAGTAATTAAGAAAAACGGGGCCGAGATTACTCCCGATATGAATTATGAATATGTCGTATTTAAAGATCTTGAACCCGGTGATATTATCAAGCTGGAAGGTACTTACAAAGGTTATCTTGAAAATGAATTCGACAACAGCATGTTCCTTCTCAATTACATTTCATTTGACGCTCCTGTTTATTATTCGAAAATAGAAGTGATACTCCCC
Proteins encoded in this window:
- a CDS encoding sulfatase-like hydrolase/transferase, which translates into the protein MKRLLKGSYYKIFFTRILYVFILFSLTRILFFVFNHQYFQTTLVEFLKILFYGLLFDLSAIIAFYSIFIFFSIIPFHLKHSKEYQKFLQFLFTISTAIVLAGNLLDCEYFKFTQSRTIADIFNVLGLGSDFTSLLPQYVKDFWYLFLVWILLIILTWIFFSKTKIIADEISIKKKIFSFYLKETLIFILISGISIVGFRGGFQLRPISIMTAGQYTSTQNVALVLNTPFTIIKTIGKTGVKNIKYFDDKELKNIFSPIHNYKKDTAQKKLNVVIIILESFSKEYIGALNKELDNGKYKGYTPFLDSLINHSLVFTNAFANGKRSIEGVPSVLASIPSLMNDAFITSVYSGNKFNSIASLLKGEGYTSSFFHGGTNGTMGFDAFINSAGFDKYYGRTEYNNEKDFDGKWGICDEEFLQYTATTLDHSSKPFIAGIFSLSSHHPYNIPVRYKNKFKGGKLPILKSIQYTDYALNRFFKTLSEKSWFDNTIFVITADHTSESQYPEYQTRCGMYRIPIIFYRHNSDLKGECKTITQQVDIMPSVLDYLNFDKNFISYGESVFDSTHKHYAISYVNETYQVVMNDYVLVFDGNHALSLYNHAKDKLLTNNIINKNSIIKKEIEQHVKGIIQVYNSNLIENKMTIKELK
- a CDS encoding diacylglycerol kinase family lipid kinase; this translates as MSEQKKKIIFIINPISGIGRQVLVERAIKKFLDHSRFTYEIIKTEYAHHAIEISRKASLEKTDIVVAVGGDGSANDVACGLVNSETIMGLIPVGSGNGLAHHLKIPYLLKRSIGIINRQKVSRIDTATINDKLFISIAGLGFDALVAEEFAKSKRRGFFSYLINVVVQFFKYKPLQYKISFNNQSISCSALLVSFANSDQFGYNITIAPDARINDGYIDLCIIHPVSVFSAAFMANKLFLKNINRSKHVEIHKVKEAQIEVSDKVSCHIDGDPAERTNNVNIKIAPKSLNIIIP
- a CDS encoding translation initiation factor, encoding MQKKKNISGVVYSTNPDFQYNYQNSDEPETLPPQQQQLRVFIETKHRGGKTATVVKGFIGKNADLETLGKQIKMKCGTGGSVKDNEIIIQGNFREKVTQYLLAQGYKAKIAGG
- a CDS encoding DUF3857 domain-containing protein → MTNRIKIFKTIVIYISVSLMPFISIAQDGWTEIKKNDNVSAKKIFLEQLKTDSTNLKALYGMIYISELVQDDISYSKYINCLINNHKQPEHYLLFNNEYNNYKNKLSFRNDSLKTATTLLNVEKAYSLFNERKFAESKKAFSEITGNYNWSVIGPFQSISGYGYVKEYEIEKDNFDTTKLYDSGNGIDYKWVKRNLRNDDGKIVFTDNLPDDYSETVYFANTFINVPETVKAQLRIARNTPIKIWIDGYLVFQNDKNSKFKWDNDIAELTLTKGTHRILVKCASLNYDTDNGNFLAYHDASGFSYSYNDYFDSYSSLFGSSFSGDPQFALRITDANGTLLKNINSDFNASYSASSFDVNTYNYKLTDIFKNAIAKNPDELANYFFLCKASINSVESIENEEFFVKLYRKNPDMVFFKYLAAKIYALNKKDEKAYLILNDIDETKTPVFALSYESLNKIDQDADEKEYAKLLFHLDSVYPFNYSIIQDVISYYQKKGMNDEKKKYVKEKSIAYPSYKEDLKEYLEDENYKPDEYKPETDRDRKKEAKEALKSLKNNFYSWDYETLITYYKNKNKYDKVINLYNEIISIEPYVCSHRTDKANFLYTKEKYDEALSNLFTALEMTPYSESILETIGDIYSDKKEKEKAIEYYERALSLEHSNYTREDIEEKVEKLTEKDNIKEYFTTKSFDDILSKNGWEEKYKDEKSVVLMYTKDVCLDKKRTTHIYQKLMIKILSEDGARKWTENNFSFLGQLNYVKVIKKNGAEITPDMNYEYVVFKDLEPGDIIKLEGTYKGYLENEFDNSMFLLNYISFDAPVYYSKIEVILPDSIEFKYDCHKVTDNVIKKNENGYTFYRWELNNIPKYEEEADVYDRIEPYAYIWGTTIKSWSTIPEWYKQKTYKKLEATYELKEVLDTIIKTNMTPFEKVEAVYNHVTQNIDYSYVDFLQSNYIPKRPGLTCSGGIGDCKDVATLMISMLRQLGIESYFVLVKTNRYFHKYIMPSMLFDHVIVAYVIEGKTYFADPTSNYYPYFCLNENDADAHAIIIRDGESDIFKLNNYYSDPVNNMQEINIDADFKEDKSITVNADVNTQGIEAGYLREVLNPMTNEEQKKFIPEYFGEQLLENMKIVSFDFGNLKDISNPLKSNIKLSAENYGEKIMSMLIFRIPFVKTILSSTALNKEKRFTAIDLSQILNITPVVQKVNIKIPKGYKIAEKPQDILIENKFGKYELKFTKTTDELIVTKTQIFKNRVIEVEDFDAFKKFYTEIKDADETKLSIKKSE